In the genome of Candidatus Obscuribacterales bacterium, the window ATCACCTCATGACGCAGGCGAAGGTTGCGGGCCATGCGATCGCGGCGCAGATCAAGATAGCGATATTTCAGGCGCAGTTCTTCCCGCACCGAGTCTTGCTCCGCCACCGATACTTGAAACGGTAGAGGCTTGCGGACGTCATTGAGCACCTCGATCTCGTCCGCATAAATTTCCACGCTGCCGCTGGGGAGCTTGGGATTCAGGGACTCGGCGGGCCGTTGGGTGACACGTCCGGTCACCTTCACCACATATTCATTGCGCACCTGTTCAGCCACAGGATAGGAGGCGGGTGTCCGTTCTGGGTCGCTGACAATTTGGGCGATGCCAGAGCGATCGCGCAAATCGACAAAAATCACCCCGCCATGATCTCGACGGCGATCGACCCAGCCGTAGAGCGTAACTGTTTCGCCGATATGTTCAGGACGGAGTTGACCGCAGTAATGACTTCGCATAGCTAGAGTTGAAACGGTTGCCAAAGTGAAACAAAAGGAGGAATGCCCGGTGCGCTGGACTGAGATCGTCACTATCCAGGGTGCTGCAATCCTAGAAACGGTTGACCATCCAGATTGGATTGGCTATTGTCCTAGGGAAAGGCACGGCCAGTGTCCCCATGATAATCAAACCTTCCTATTATCCTGCATTGTGTCCGGCTCAGATCGGTGAGCGATCGCAACTCATAAAAAATGGGGCACAGCTTAGCCATGCCCCAGGTTGCTTTATAGCCAACCGATGCGCGCCCTAGTCTAGTTTTTGGGCGTCGAATCTTTGTCATGGCCCATGAGAATATCCCAGGCAGTTTTGGCCGCTTCGGTTAAGCGATCGCCAAAGTCTTGCACTTCTTGGGCAATAGTCTGCCAGTTTTTCTCAGCTTCTTTGTGGATGGTGTTGATGGACTCTTCAATTTTGTCTGGATCAAACAGCTTGGTTTGTTCAACGGTTTCGCGAGTGCGGCGTACGGCACTCAAATAGGCTTCCCGCGTGAACTCACCGGCCTGCTGTGCTTCCACCTGAGCCTTGGCGCGAATGGCTTCAATCAGCGCCTGGGTTTCATTTTTCACCTCTGCTAGCTCGGCCGGAGTCGCTGACGAATCGTCATCTAGCACCACAGGGGTTTGGGGAGTGTTGAAATCAGAGGTCATAGAATTGCTCCTTGGTAATGCTATCGTGCGGTTTCCATACTAGGATTCATGCAATGGCGCTCCTGCGCATCGTTCCCATGGCATAGGGCGTTGGGCATCATGGAATCGATCAGGTCATCGATGGGGATGCGAACCCTTGGCTGGAGTCTACACTGGGATCTGGCCATGGAGCGGAGGAGGCTTGGCCTTACTTTAGCTTGCCTGTAGGAAATCGGGGGTAGGGAATGTGCCAGATCGTCGCCCTAGAATAGAAAAGCTGGCGATCGCTCTCCATAATGCAGACCTAAGCCGACCCATTGCAAAACTGGGATGCATCCAACGGCGATCGCCTGTGAACAACCTGAAATTCTGGATATCTGAATGCTGTACATTGAGAACCTGTCTTACCATCCAGCGGCTACCCCCGAGCCGATCCTCAAGTCCATTGGCTTAGAGCTAGCACCCCAACAACTGGGGTTAGTGATTGGCCCCAGTGGCTCTGGCAAAAGTACGCTGCTAGAAATTTTGGCGGGACTAGCCTCCAAAACATCGGGACGGATTCGCTGGCGCAGCCAAGTGCTCACCCCTGATCAACTCCAGGATCTAGGAGGGCTCGTCTTTCAGTTTCCAGAACGGCATTTTTGTGGCAACACGCTGCTGAGTGAGCTACGCCTTGGGCATCCGGAGCTGAACCGGGAAACCATGGAGCAAACCCTAGCGAAAGTTGGCTTGGCCCATCTACCGCTGTCGGCCAATCCCCATGCCCTCAGCGGTGGGCAACAGCGACGCTTAGCCCTTGCGGTGCAACTCATTCGCCAACCCTATCTGTTGCTGCTGGATGAACCGACGGCGGGGCTAGATTGGTCGATGCGTCAACAGTTGGTGAGTTTACTATCGGTGCTCAAGGCAGACTGGACGCTGTTGATTGTCACCCATGAACCGGGAGACTTGCTGGCGATCGCTGACCGTTGTTGGACGATGCAGCATGGAGAATTACAGGTCGCTGATCCCGCCACCCTCGCGCCTAGTCTCGATTCATCGATGGCCTAGGTGATATCGAGCACATCGTTCTAGAAAGCATGGGTTAACCTAGCGGTACATCATGTTTTTATTACCATGCTCTTTAAACGTAAGCCAGACCAATCTCAGTCGATTAGCGGTGCCAACATTA includes:
- a CDS encoding ABC transporter ATP-binding protein produces the protein MLYIENLSYHPAATPEPILKSIGLELAPQQLGLVIGPSGSGKSTLLEILAGLASKTSGRIRWRSQVLTPDQLQDLGGLVFQFPERHFCGNTLLSELRLGHPELNRETMEQTLAKVGLAHLPLSANPHALSGGQQRRLALAVQLIRQPYLLLLDEPTAGLDWSMRQQLVSLLSVLKADWTLLIVTHEPGDLLAIADRCWTMQHGELQVADPATLAPSLDSSMA
- a CDS encoding OB-fold nucleic acid binding domain-containing protein, with translation MRSHYCGQLRPEHIGETVTLYGWVDRRRDHGGVIFVDLRDRSGIAQIVSDPERTPASYPVAEQVRNEYVVKVTGRVTQRPAESLNPKLPSGSVEIYADEIEVLNDVRKPLPFQVSVAEQDSVREELRLKYRYLDLRRDRMARNLRLRHEV